The stretch of DNA GTGTGAAGAAGACTTCAACTGATCTTCCAacttggagagacacaaggacactggcaccatggagaaaccatggaaatgtgaggactgtgggaagggattcagttatcCTTCCCTGCTGGAAAACCatcggcgcagtcacactggggagaggccgttcacctgctctgtgtgtggggagggattcattcagtcatctggCCTTTGGTCtcaccagcggattcacactgagGAAAAGCTATTCATCTGCACCTCCTGTGGAAAGATGTTCAGGCATTCTTCAGCACTCACtgtacatcaacgcactcacactggggagaggccgttcgtctgctccgagtgtgggaagggattcactcagtcatttcacctgctgtcacaccagcgtgttcatagaggtgagagaccgttcacctgctctgtgtgtgggaagggattcactggatCATCCCACTTACTgtcacaccagcgtgttcacattaaggagaaaccattcagctgcacttCCTGTGGAAAGAGTTTCAGACAGGC from Scyliorhinus canicula unplaced genomic scaffold, sScyCan1.1, whole genome shotgun sequence encodes:
- the LOC119960294 gene encoding zinc finger protein 2 homolog translates to MEKPWKCEDCGKGFSYPSLLENHRRSHTGERPFTCSVCGEGFIQSSGLWSHQRIHTEEKLFICTSCGKMFRHSSALTVHQRTHTGERPFVCSECGKGFTQSFHLLSHQRVHRGERPFTCSVCGKGFTGSSHLLSHQRVHIKEKPFSCTSCGKSFRQACSLIAHQRLHTGERPFTCFVCGKGFTVLPTLLRHQRIHTEEKPFSCTSCGKSFRQSSNLTAHQRTHTAERPFTCSVCGKGFNRSSNLTAHQRTHTGEKPFTCSVCGKGFAKSFNLLAHQRTHTERPFNCCVCGKGFTQSRCLQKHQQVHQ